The following are from one region of the Chanos chanos chromosome 10, fChaCha1.1, whole genome shotgun sequence genome:
- the ndnfl gene encoding protein NDNF yields the protein MTISWYLSLTAALLLGPWGSLTLSALAPENEVPLRPTNWLQEDKVTTVNLPKGRTRRLYFTLRKRTTSMSVTVSPCAVPIEWTLTARMLKDKPKNPHCKWSAKKSLPEVWWRNSGREAKIYTFTGNALDVYTGPAYAPASIYILRLKSREQDTKVSVYLHEGPEPSGVFPQLPADPRVHTLGVGMTSVTLSWAASSSVPLLGPTDKQNHEYCVLVNRKHNYRSLCAAQEEIRNEGEKEYGRETKDKQIKDSVWPVLKDWWWQQWDTLEDRPLTHNYEEPDCICKGTENVCTVSDLLPDTQYYFDVFVIDRKNGTSAAYTGTFSRTHEEAQPAVTVLREGQVQWVTLQDPRSSRQQGEQIFSFRPRGRQQNGLLTLQSCDSTHKVKVTVSTKGKVLMSQEVGERVAQIWLQGGPVYLIQLQIVETPSVRSNKGSRTSKVSLKMQASSAYHRRAAPVFPATLQMKSFNKLRTCNSVTLAWMGTEERSLYCVYQRKLPNNGKKTGSKGDMDQCLSPETRPSSERVLCKYFQELNPRRAVTTAVIGGLEPGVVYMFDVYLVRRWGLPIKYYSKTVRTRREC from the exons ATGACCATCTCCTGGTATCTTTCACTAACTGCAGCCCTTCTCCTGGGCCCCTGGGGGTCTCTGACTCTTTCTGCACTGGCCCCTGAAAATGAGGTGCCACTGCGACCCACAAACTGGCTTCAAGAGGACAAGGTCACTACTGTGAATCTGCCAAAAGGACGCACCCGCAG GCTGTACTTCACATTGAGAAAGAGAACCACGTCTATGTCTGTGACTGTAAGCCCCTGTGCAGTGCCTATTGAGTGGACGCTCACAGCCCGAATGCTCAAGGACAAACCGAAGAACCCTcactgtaagt GGAGTGCCAAGAAGAGTTTGCCTGAGGTTTGGTGGAGGAACTCTGGGAGAGAGGCCAAGATTTATACTTTTACAGGCAATGCTTTAGATGTGTACACAGGTCCTGCATATGCCCCTGCATCTATCTACATCCTCCGACTGAAGTCACGGGAGCAAGACACTAAGGTATCTGTGTACCTCCATGAGGGGCCTGAACCATCAGGGGTTTTTCCACAGCTGCCAGCCGATCCTCGGGTGCACACCCTTGGAGTGGGCATGACCAGCGTCACTTTAAGTTGGGCAGCGAGCTCCTCTGTCCCCCTGCTAGGGccaactgacaaacaaaatcatGAGTATTGTGTCTTAGTGAACCGCAAGCACAACTACCGAAGTCTTTGTGCTGCTCAGGAGGAAATCagaaatgaaggggaaaaagaatATGGACGAGAGACGAAAGACAAGCAGATCAAAGATTCTGTGTGGCCAGTTCTCAAAGACTGGTGGTGGCAACAGTGGGACACTCTAGAGGATCGTCCCCTGACACACAACTATGAGGAGCCTGACTGCATCTGCAAAGGAACAGAGAACGTATGTACAGTGTCTGACCTACTCCCAGACACACAATATtactttgatgtgtttgtgattgacagAAAGAATGGGACAAGTGCAGCCTACACTGGTACCTTCAGCCGTACACACGAAGAGGCCCAGCCTGCAGTCACCGTGCTGAGGGAAGGCCAAGTTCAGTGGGTCACTCTCCAGGATCCCAGGAGCTCCAGGCAGCAAGGGGAGCAAATCTTCAGCTTTCGGCCCCGAGGGAGGCAGCAAAATGGCCTGCTTACCCTCCAGAGCTGTGATAGTACTCATAAGGTCAAAGTCACAGTATCCACTAAAGGAAAGGTCCTCATGTCCCAAGAAGTTGGAGAACGAGTGGCTCAAATATGGCTCCAGGGTGGTCCAGTGTATCTCATCCAACTCCAGATTGTCGAGACTCCAAGTGTTAGATCAAACAAAGGCTCCAGGACCTCCAAAGTCTCACTGAAAATGCAAGCCTCATCAGCCTACCATCGTAGGGCAGCACCTGTCTTTCCTGCCACTCTGCAGATGAAGTCTTTCAACAAGCTTCGCACCTGCAATTCTGTCACCTTGGCTTGGATGGGCACAGAGGAAAGAAGCCTCTACTGTGTGTACCAGCGAAAGCTCCCAAACAATGGAAAGAAGACTGGCTCTAAAGGTGATATGGATCAGTGCTTGAGCCCAGAAACACGGCCCAGCTCAGAAAGAGTCCTATGCAAATACTTCCAGGAGCTCAACCCTCGAAGGGCGGTCACTACAGCTGTGATTGGAGGACTAGAACCTGGAGTTGTGTACATGTTTGATGTTTATCTTGTGAGACGCTGGGGACTCCCGATAAAATATTACAGCAAGACAGTGCGAACCAGAAGGGAGTGTTGA
- the sparcl2 gene encoding testican-3 has product MPTGVPVCSVLGKTYGNECLLHKEACRKRRRIGLAHTGMCLIPKAQCSELEYGQFPYRLLDWFLLLSRMGESYSPAAPTQSCLSHTQRMQLAQRRFSLLDRNDDGKLSRRDLKKLHYKRMPLEHCAKRFFLSCDKNKNGKVTLREWTSCLVDRSELWFQNFTSMKMGSRKLCSNTDHQLL; this is encoded by the exons ATGCCCACG GGGGTGCCAGTGTGTAGCGTACTGGGGAAGACATACGGGAATGAATGTCTTCTACATAAAGAAGCTTGTCGCAAGAGGCGCCGTATTGGTTTGGCTCACACTGGAATGTGTCTGA tcCCGAAGGCTCAGTGCTCAGAGCTGGAGTATGGTCAGTTCCCATATCGTCTGTTGGACTGGTTTCTCCTGCTGAGCCGTATGGGAGAGAGTTACAGCCCAGCAGCACCAACACAGAGTTgtctttcacatacacaacGAATGCAGCTCGCCCAG agaaggTTTTCTCTCCTGGATCGTAATGACGATGGTAAACTGAGCAGAAGGGATCTGAAAAAGCTGCATTATAAGAGAATGCCACTGGAGCACTGTGCCAAAAGATTCTTCCt GTCATGTGACAAGAATAAGAATGGAAAGGTGACCCTCAGAGAGTGGACATCTTGTCTAGTGGACCGTTCAGAACTGTGGTTCCAGAACTTCACGT CTATGAAGATGGGTTCCCGCAAGCTGTGTTCAAACACAGATCATCAGCTTCTTTAG
- the LOC115823251 gene encoding dnaJ homolog subfamily C member 9-like, whose translation MGLIEHCKELFKTSDLYAVLGVTKSASDAEIRRSYYKVSLQVHPDRALDDSKATEKFQILGKVYSVLSDKEQRAIYDEQGVIDEENDPLDQDRNWEEYWRLLFPKITVQDIKVFEEKYKGSEEERQDLIRLYEHHYGDMDAIMAAALCCSQEDEPRIQSIIQNAIDAAELTAYPAFTQESEKKKKARKQRADKERNEAEELQKEMGLHAEDSLAMLLQKRQKSREQGFNSFLSDLEAKYCKKGGRASGGKKGKK comes from the exons ATGGGACTGATTGAACACTGTAAAGAACTGTTTAAGACATCAGACCTCTACGCCGTGCTCGGAGTGACAAAGAGCGCAAGTGATGCTGAGATCCGTCGTAGTTATTATAAAGTGTCGCTGCAGGTTCATCCGGACAGGGCGCTCGATGACTCAAAAGCCACTGAGAAAttccag ATTTTGGGAAAGGTGTACTCTGTATTAAGTGATAAAGAGCAACGCGCCATTTATGATGAGCAAGGCGTTATCGATGAGGAAAACGACCCGTTGGATCAGGACCGTAATTGGGAGGAGTACTGGAGACTGCTGTTCCCTAAG atcacgGTGCAGGACATCAAGGTCTTTGAGGAGAAGTATAAGGgaagtgaggaggagagacaggactTGATACGTCTGTATGAACATCACTATGGTGACATGGATGCCATCATGGCTGCAGCGTTGTGTTGTAGTCAGGAGGATGAGCCCAGAATCCAGTCCATCATACAGAATGCCATAGACGCGGCAGAGCTCACAGCCTACCCTGCCTTCACACAGGAGagtgagaagaagaaaaaagcccGCAAACAGAGG GCTGATAAGGAGAGGAACGAAGCAGAGGAGTTGCAGAAAGAGATGGGACTCCACGCTGAGGACAGCCTGGCCATGCTGCTCCag AAACGCCAGAAGTCCAGAGAGCAGGGATTCAATTCCTTCTTGTCTGACCTAGAAGCCAAATATTgcaaaaaaggagggagggcCAGcggaggaaagaaaggaaaaaagtga